One Bacillus amyloliquefaciens DSM 7 = ATCC 23350 DNA window includes the following coding sequences:
- a CDS encoding acetylornithine transaminase, producing the protein MSSLFQTYSRWPIDIKKAKGTIAEDENGKTYLDFIQGIAVSNLGHCHDAVTEAVKQQLDSVWHVSNLFENDLQEKAAAKLAEHSAGDLVFFCNSGAEANEGAIKLARKATGKTKIVTFHQSFHGRTYAGMAATGQDKIKTGFGPMLQGFHYLPFNDPSAFSTLSNEDDIAAVMFETVQGEGGVHPADPEFIKALQTFCQDRKALLIADEIQTGIGRTGKAFGYEHFGISPDIITVAKGLGNGFPVGAVIGKKKLGEAFTPGTHGTTFGGNKLAMAAVNATLDIVFQPDFLQAAADKGAFLKAQLKRELTVPFVKNIRGKGLLIGIECAGPVSGIIGDLQERGLLVLPAGPNVIRLLPPLTVSEEEILSAVSMLKAAIEANSAVKR; encoded by the coding sequence ATGAGCAGCTTATTTCAAACCTACAGCCGCTGGCCTATCGATATCAAAAAAGCGAAAGGGACAATCGCAGAGGATGAAAACGGAAAAACGTATCTGGATTTTATTCAGGGTATCGCCGTTTCCAATCTCGGCCATTGCCATGACGCGGTGACAGAAGCGGTCAAACAACAGCTTGACAGCGTATGGCACGTTTCCAATCTGTTTGAAAATGACCTTCAGGAAAAAGCCGCGGCAAAGCTTGCTGAACATAGCGCGGGGGATCTTGTTTTCTTCTGCAACAGCGGAGCCGAAGCGAATGAAGGCGCCATTAAGCTTGCCCGTAAAGCAACGGGAAAAACAAAAATCGTGACATTCCATCAATCTTTTCACGGACGGACATATGCGGGAATGGCCGCCACCGGACAAGACAAAATCAAAACCGGTTTCGGACCGATGCTTCAAGGTTTTCACTATCTGCCGTTTAATGATCCGTCGGCATTCAGCACGCTTTCAAACGAGGATGACATCGCCGCCGTCATGTTTGAGACGGTGCAGGGTGAAGGGGGAGTTCATCCCGCCGATCCGGAATTCATCAAAGCATTACAGACATTTTGCCAAGACAGAAAGGCGCTGCTTATCGCAGATGAGATTCAAACCGGAATCGGCCGGACGGGCAAGGCATTCGGCTATGAGCATTTCGGCATCTCTCCGGACATTATCACTGTTGCGAAAGGGCTTGGAAACGGTTTTCCCGTCGGAGCCGTGATCGGCAAAAAGAAGCTTGGCGAAGCCTTCACACCGGGTACGCACGGCACGACTTTCGGCGGCAATAAGCTTGCCATGGCAGCTGTGAATGCGACCTTGGACATTGTGTTTCAGCCGGACTTTCTCCAGGCTGCGGCGGACAAAGGTGCTTTTTTAAAAGCGCAGCTGAAACGTGAGCTGACCGTGCCTTTTGTAAAAAACATCCGCGGAAAAGGGTTATTAATCGGCATTGAATGCGCAGGCCCCGTTTCCGGCATCATCGGAGATCTGCAGGAACGCGGACTTCTCGTGCTTCCGGCCGGACCGAATGTCATCAGGCTGCTTCCGCCGCTTACGGTTTCTGAAGAAGAAATACTGTCGGCCGTCAGCATGCTGAAAGCAGCGATCGAAGCGAATTCCGCAGTGAAACGATAA
- a CDS encoding carbamoyl phosphate synthase small subunit, with protein sequence MKGYLVLEDGTSFGGELEKEACCVGEAVFFTGMTGYQEVLTDPSYKGQIIVFTYPLIGNYGINEKDLESKIPQVKAVVVYEACEHFSHHEAVSSLREYLNKWNIPLLTEVDTRAVVKTIRSGGTMNAAVSTTGEVPAACGTENPAELAQAEEITSMGDGERHIALIDFGFKKSIASSLVKRGCKVTVIPYHQMNAVYDIQPDGIVLSNGPGDPKAIAPYMTRIKALLNAFPALGICLGHQLIALAFGGNTYKLPFGHRGANHPVIDRKTKRVFMTSQNHSYVVDESSIDENELSIRFHHVNDTSVEGLIHKRLPVLSVQFHPEAHPGPAESEWIFDEFLEKVIPARREIAHA encoded by the coding sequence ATGAAAGGCTATTTAGTATTGGAAGACGGAACATCATTCGGCGGTGAACTTGAAAAAGAGGCATGCTGCGTTGGCGAAGCGGTTTTTTTCACCGGAATGACGGGCTACCAGGAAGTGCTTACAGACCCGTCATATAAGGGCCAGATCATCGTTTTTACGTATCCGCTGATCGGAAACTACGGAATTAATGAAAAAGATCTTGAAAGTAAGATCCCTCAAGTCAAGGCTGTTGTCGTGTATGAAGCGTGTGAACATTTTTCTCACCATGAAGCAGTCTCAAGCCTGAGAGAGTATTTAAATAAATGGAACATCCCGCTCTTAACCGAAGTGGACACACGGGCCGTCGTCAAAACCATCCGCTCCGGCGGCACGATGAACGCTGCCGTATCAACAACAGGAGAGGTTCCGGCGGCATGCGGAACAGAAAACCCGGCTGAGCTGGCGCAGGCCGAAGAGATCACCTCAATGGGGGACGGAGAACGGCATATTGCGCTGATTGATTTCGGTTTTAAAAAATCAATCGCTTCGTCGCTTGTCAAGCGCGGCTGTAAAGTAACGGTCATTCCGTATCACCAGATGAACGCCGTTTATGACATTCAGCCTGACGGAATCGTGCTTTCAAACGGGCCTGGGGACCCGAAAGCGATTGCTCCGTACATGACCCGGATTAAGGCTTTACTGAATGCTTTCCCCGCACTCGGCATTTGTCTCGGACATCAGCTGATTGCTCTCGCTTTCGGAGGGAATACGTATAAGCTGCCGTTCGGTCACAGGGGTGCCAACCATCCCGTCATTGACCGGAAAACGAAACGGGTGTTTATGACAAGCCAGAACCACAGCTATGTCGTCGATGAATCATCAATTGACGAAAATGAGCTGTCGATCAGGTTCCATCATGTCAATGACACATCAGTGGAAGGGCTCATTCACAAACGCCTTCCCGTATTAAGCGTTCAGTTCCACCCTGAAGCTCATCCCGGACCGGCTGAGAGCGAGTGGATATTTGATGAATTTCTAGAGAAAGTGATACCAGCAAGGAGAGAAATCGCTCATGCCTAA
- a CDS encoding carbamoyl phosphate synthase large subunit: MPKDTTISSILVIGSGPIIIGQAAEFDYSGTQGCMALKEEGYRVILVNNNPATIMTDEAFADEIYFEPLTPESIEAIIEKEKPDGLLANLGGQTALNLAVKLEEAGVLKKHHVKLLGTSVETIQKGEDREQFRALMKELDQPVPESEIVDNEEDALRFAESIGFPVILRPAYTLGGKGGGIAKTKEAFQTLIKQALLASPISQCLVEKSIAGFKEIEYEVMRDKNHTCITVCNMENIDPVGVHTGDSIVVAPSQTLTDEEYQMLRSASLAIISALDVVGGCNIQFALDPFSKQYYVIEVNPRVSRSSALASKATGYPIAKMAAKLAVGYTLDELKNPLTGSTYASFEPALDYVIVKFPRWPFDKFKYADRTLGTKMKATGEVMAIERNMEAAIQKAAASLELKTIGTRLPELGGCTLNQLRELAVTPDDRRFFVVMELLSRGVTIEDIHAETKIDPFFLHVFRNIITLENKLMEEGDNLSVPLLKQAKVKGFTDVMIASLTGKTEEDIRALRKKSGIVPSFKIVDTCAAEFDAKTNYFYSTYLGESDGDISRKEKKRALIIGSGPIRIGQGVEFDYSAVHGVLTLQKLGYETIMINNNPETVSTDYEIADRLYFEPLTTEHILNVAEHENIDFAIVQFGGQTAINAAEPLEKAGIPLLGTSFETLDALEDRDLFYKLLDDLDLKHAKGETAYTKEEAAEKASRIGYPVLIRPSYVIGGMGMIIVESEAQISELLENEAGMPYPILIDQYITGKEVEIDLISDGHEVFVPTCTEHIERAGVHSGDSFAILPGPSVTPEMQRELKEAAEKIAVKLAFKGIMNIQFVIDEKGDILVLEVNPRASRTVPVVSKVMGVPMIPLAARLLAGASLKEIKPVIQNQHGTAVKFPVFSSHAIQDVDVKPGPEMKSTGEGMCVAFDAESALKKIYAHVWEKKGSVYLEGGDEKLAQQTQEAGFTVCQDSFQAWADRRDKAVHINFNHSEEARKQRIEAMTHGVTVFTELETVKAFLASGSGTPQPVSLKDLYQKEVESCTQ, translated from the coding sequence ATGCCTAAAGATACAACCATTTCCAGCATATTGGTCATCGGCTCCGGCCCGATCATCATCGGCCAGGCGGCTGAATTCGATTATTCAGGAACACAGGGCTGCATGGCTCTGAAAGAAGAAGGATACCGTGTTATTCTCGTCAACAACAACCCGGCAACGATTATGACGGATGAGGCGTTTGCTGATGAAATTTATTTTGAACCGCTTACACCCGAAAGCATCGAGGCCATTATTGAAAAAGAAAAACCGGACGGTCTGCTTGCCAATTTAGGAGGTCAGACCGCGCTGAATTTAGCCGTTAAGCTTGAAGAAGCAGGCGTGCTGAAGAAGCATCACGTCAAGCTTTTAGGAACATCGGTGGAAACCATTCAAAAAGGCGAAGACCGGGAGCAGTTCCGCGCCCTGATGAAAGAGCTTGACCAGCCCGTTCCGGAAAGCGAAATCGTCGACAACGAAGAAGACGCCCTCCGCTTCGCTGAGTCTATCGGGTTTCCGGTCATTCTAAGACCGGCGTATACGTTAGGCGGAAAGGGAGGCGGAATCGCGAAAACGAAAGAAGCGTTTCAGACGCTGATTAAACAGGCGCTGTTAGCAAGCCCGATCAGCCAATGCCTCGTCGAAAAAAGCATCGCCGGTTTTAAAGAAATCGAATACGAGGTCATGCGCGACAAAAATCATACATGCATTACCGTCTGCAACATGGAAAACATCGATCCCGTCGGCGTGCATACAGGAGACTCTATCGTCGTTGCACCGTCCCAGACGTTAACCGATGAGGAATATCAGATGCTTCGTTCGGCAAGCCTGGCGATTATTTCGGCGCTGGATGTGGTCGGCGGCTGCAACATTCAATTTGCGCTGGATCCGTTCAGCAAACAGTACTATGTCATTGAAGTGAACCCGCGTGTCAGCCGCTCATCAGCCCTCGCGTCAAAAGCGACCGGCTATCCGATTGCCAAAATGGCGGCGAAACTTGCCGTCGGCTATACGCTTGATGAACTGAAAAATCCGCTGACAGGCTCTACCTATGCAAGCTTTGAACCGGCGCTTGATTATGTCATCGTCAAATTCCCGCGCTGGCCGTTTGATAAATTTAAATATGCCGACCGCACGCTCGGAACGAAGATGAAAGCCACGGGAGAGGTCATGGCGATCGAAAGAAATATGGAAGCGGCCATTCAAAAAGCGGCGGCCTCCCTTGAGCTGAAAACGATCGGCACCCGCCTGCCTGAACTCGGCGGCTGTACGCTCAATCAGCTGCGGGAATTAGCGGTAACGCCGGATGACCGGAGATTCTTCGTCGTCATGGAACTGTTAAGCCGCGGTGTAACAATAGAAGACATTCATGCCGAAACGAAAATTGACCCGTTTTTTCTCCATGTGTTCCGGAATATCATCACATTGGAAAACAAGCTGATGGAAGAAGGAGATAACCTGTCTGTCCCGCTTTTAAAACAGGCGAAGGTAAAGGGCTTCACGGACGTCATGATCGCATCTCTTACGGGAAAAACGGAAGAAGACATCCGCGCTCTCAGAAAGAAATCGGGCATCGTCCCGTCGTTTAAAATCGTAGATACATGCGCCGCTGAATTTGATGCCAAGACGAATTATTTCTACTCCACCTATCTCGGGGAAAGCGACGGAGATATCAGCCGAAAAGAGAAAAAACGCGCGCTTATCATCGGCTCAGGCCCGATCCGCATCGGGCAGGGAGTGGAATTTGATTACAGTGCCGTTCACGGCGTCCTGACCCTGCAAAAGCTCGGATATGAAACGATTATGATCAATAACAATCCGGAAACAGTAAGCACGGATTACGAAATTGCCGACCGGCTCTATTTTGAACCGCTGACGACAGAGCATATTTTAAACGTGGCGGAACATGAAAACATTGATTTTGCCATCGTCCAGTTTGGGGGACAGACCGCTATCAATGCTGCTGAACCGCTGGAAAAAGCGGGCATTCCGCTGCTCGGAACATCCTTTGAAACCCTTGATGCGCTGGAGGATCGGGATCTGTTTTATAAACTGCTTGATGATCTGGATCTGAAACATGCCAAAGGGGAAACAGCTTATACGAAAGAAGAAGCCGCGGAAAAAGCAAGCCGTATCGGCTATCCCGTGCTGATCCGTCCGTCTTATGTCATCGGAGGGATGGGCATGATAATCGTTGAGTCAGAAGCGCAAATTTCAGAACTGCTTGAAAACGAAGCGGGCATGCCGTACCCGATTTTGATCGACCAGTACATTACAGGAAAAGAAGTGGAGATCGATCTGATTTCTGACGGACATGAAGTATTTGTGCCGACCTGCACAGAGCATATCGAACGGGCAGGCGTCCATTCAGGCGACAGTTTTGCGATTCTTCCGGGGCCTTCTGTCACCCCTGAAATGCAGCGGGAGTTAAAAGAGGCTGCCGAAAAAATTGCGGTGAAACTGGCATTCAAAGGCATCATGAACATCCAGTTTGTAATTGATGAAAAGGGAGATATTCTCGTTCTTGAAGTGAATCCGCGGGCAAGCCGAACGGTTCCTGTAGTGTCTAAGGTTATGGGAGTCCCGATGATTCCGCTTGCCGCCAGACTGCTGGCCGGAGCTTCCCTTAAAGAAATCAAGCCCGTGATACAAAATCAGCACGGAACGGCAGTGAAATTCCCGGTATTTTCTTCTCACGCCATTCAGGACGTGGACGTAAAGCCCGGCCCGGAAATGAAGTCGACCGGAGAAGGCATGTGTGTCGCGTTTGACGCAGAAAGCGCCCTGAAAAAAATCTATGCGCACGTCTGGGAGAAAAAAGGCAGCGTCTATCTGGAAGGCGGAGATGAAAAACTGGCACAGCAGACCCAAGAAGCGGGATTCACCGTATGCCAAGACTCTTTTCAGGCTTGGGCAGACCGAAGGGATAAAGCGGTTCATATCAATTTCAATCACTCAGAAGAAGCGCGCAAACAGCGGATAGAAGCCATGACGCACGGTGTGACGGTCTTTACTGAACTGGAAACCGTCAAAGCATTTTTGGCAAGCGGCTCCGGCACACCTCAGCCTGTATCGCTCAAAGATCTTTATCAAAAGGAAGTGGAATCATGCACACAGTAA
- the argF gene encoding ornithine carbamoyltransferase: MHTVKAEHTLTHLYGKDFLSLKDVSPSDINALLTEASLLKQHPIQPIFQGKTLAMIFEKSSTRTRVSFEAGMAQLGGTGLFLSSSDLQLGRGETVADTAKVLSGFVDAIMIRTFAHEKVEELAEHADIPVINGLTDRYHPCQALADLLTIQEIKGKLKGVKVAYIGDGNNVAHSLMIGCAKMGCDVAVASPKGYEVEEEAVNAAKEAAAVSGTKITLTDNPQEAVRDADVIYSDVFTSMGQEEETQQRLSVFAPYQVNASLVSLAKPDYTFLHCLPAHREEEVTSDIIDGPNSAVFQQAENRLHAQKALLKALLYKQD, from the coding sequence ATGCACACAGTAAAAGCGGAACACACATTAACCCATTTGTACGGCAAAGATTTTCTTTCCTTAAAAGATGTCAGCCCGTCAGACATCAACGCGCTTCTTACAGAAGCTTCATTGTTAAAACAACATCCGATACAGCCGATTTTCCAAGGGAAAACATTGGCGATGATTTTTGAAAAATCTTCGACCCGCACGCGTGTGTCATTTGAAGCGGGAATGGCCCAGCTCGGCGGAACCGGACTTTTTCTTTCAAGCAGTGACCTGCAGCTTGGCCGGGGAGAGACGGTCGCAGATACGGCGAAGGTGCTGTCCGGATTCGTTGATGCCATTATGATCCGCACCTTCGCGCATGAAAAAGTCGAAGAGCTTGCCGAGCATGCAGACATTCCCGTCATAAACGGGCTGACCGACCGGTACCATCCGTGTCAGGCTCTCGCGGATCTGTTGACGATACAAGAAATAAAAGGAAAGCTGAAAGGAGTAAAAGTCGCCTATATCGGTGACGGAAATAATGTGGCGCATTCACTCATGATCGGCTGCGCAAAAATGGGCTGTGACGTTGCGGTTGCTTCGCCGAAAGGCTATGAAGTTGAGGAAGAGGCGGTAAATGCCGCGAAAGAAGCCGCGGCTGTTTCCGGAACGAAGATCACCCTGACCGATAATCCGCAGGAAGCGGTGCGGGATGCCGACGTGATTTACTCCGACGTCTTCACGAGCATGGGGCAGGAGGAAGAGACGCAGCAGCGGCTGAGCGTGTTTGCCCCTTATCAAGTCAACGCCTCACTCGTCAGTCTCGCCAAACCTGACTATACATTTTTGCATTGCCTGCCCGCGCATCGGGAGGAAGAGGTCACGTCCGACATTATCGACGGTCCGAATTCGGCGGTATTCCAGCAGGCGGAAAACCGGCTTCACGCGCAAAAAGCGCTCCTGAAAGCTCTTCTTTACAAACAGGATTAA
- a CDS encoding YjzC family protein, giving the protein MGQQHQFRPGQKAPNNGVYVEIGETGSMVKNPQKIKLTTGEMFPETSNHNRLWTYQRKP; this is encoded by the coding sequence ATGGGACAGCAGCATCAATTCCGCCCGGGACAAAAAGCGCCGAATAACGGTGTGTACGTTGAAATCGGCGAAACGGGAAGCATGGTCAAAAATCCGCAAAAAATCAAGCTCACAACGGGAGAAATGTTTCCCGAGACTTCAAATCACAACAGACTGTGGACGTATCAGCGAAAACCGTGA
- a CDS encoding YjzD family protein produces the protein MRFIISFIWTFLLSHMACYLIASMNSAAYNFKQSSVIAVVIAVLVFVLAEIMPVKQDASQHS, from the coding sequence GTGCGGTTTATTATCAGTTTTATTTGGACGTTCCTTTTATCACATATGGCCTGTTATTTGATCGCCTCCATGAACAGCGCGGCATACAATTTCAAGCAATCATCCGTTATTGCAGTGGTTATTGCGGTGCTTGTCTTTGTTCTTGCGGAGATCATGCCTGTCAAACAGGATGCAAGCCAGCATTCATAA
- a CDS encoding BMP family ABC transporter substrate-binding protein — MITRLVMIFSVLLLLSGCAQTPFKGKIEKVGMLFPDTISDLVWGTKGYKGLLAIQSEFNVDVYYKENIRSDEDILKAIDDLHKKGVNLLYGHGNEYEEIFNMISKDYPDMEFVVANGTAKNDNVTSVHLMGEAMGFFGGMTAAHMSKTNEVGVIASFLWQPEVDGFIKGAKYENPDITVNTEFTDHWDNGNEALHLYEKLKAEGTDVVYPAGDGYNVPVIQQIKKDGLYAIGYVAEQSYLGKNTVLTSTVQNVDKAYTLIAEQYNKGTLKSGDHNFDFREGVVEMGTFSPLVDKAFQDKISDLVKTYNQTNELPSNE; from the coding sequence TTGATCACCAGGCTTGTCATGATCTTTTCTGTCCTCCTTTTATTGAGCGGGTGCGCACAAACTCCGTTTAAAGGAAAAATTGAGAAGGTCGGAATGCTTTTTCCCGATACCATCAGTGACCTGGTATGGGGCACAAAAGGTTACAAAGGTTTATTAGCGATACAATCTGAATTTAACGTTGACGTTTATTATAAAGAAAATATCAGATCTGATGAAGATATTTTAAAAGCGATAGATGATTTGCATAAAAAAGGAGTCAATCTTTTATACGGGCACGGAAATGAATACGAGGAAATCTTCAATATGATCAGCAAGGATTATCCCGATATGGAGTTCGTCGTCGCAAACGGAACGGCGAAAAACGATAATGTCACAAGCGTTCATCTCATGGGAGAAGCGATGGGCTTTTTCGGGGGAATGACGGCTGCCCATATGTCAAAAACCAATGAGGTCGGCGTCATCGCCTCGTTCTTATGGCAGCCTGAAGTAGACGGCTTTATCAAAGGGGCGAAATACGAAAATCCCGATATCACCGTCAATACTGAATTTACGGACCACTGGGATAACGGCAATGAAGCGCTGCATCTTTACGAGAAGTTAAAAGCGGAAGGCACGGATGTTGTGTATCCGGCCGGAGACGGGTATAATGTTCCTGTCATTCAGCAAATCAAAAAAGACGGGCTTTACGCCATCGGCTATGTCGCCGAGCAATCGTATCTCGGCAAAAACACGGTGCTGACAAGCACCGTGCAAAATGTAGACAAAGCTTATACATTAATCGCCGAGCAATATAATAAAGGTACGCTCAAGAGCGGAGATCACAACTTCGATTTCAGGGAAGGAGTCGTTGAAATGGGGACGTTCAGCCCTTTGGTGGACAAAGCCTTTCAAGACAAAATCTCAGACCTTGTAAAAACGTATAACCAAACAAATGAACTGCCGTCAAATGAATAG
- a CDS encoding ComZ family protein — translation MQHEKSLEFMQIAMKYLPEAKAELEKSGIDLSMEMIQPFMNLFTSVMAEAYELGRSDAGELNK, via the coding sequence ATGCAGCATGAAAAGTCTCTTGAATTTATGCAGATCGCGATGAAATACCTGCCGGAAGCAAAGGCGGAGCTTGAGAAATCAGGCATTGATCTGTCTATGGAAATGATTCAGCCGTTCATGAACCTGTTTACATCGGTCATGGCGGAAGCGTATGAGCTTGGCAGATCTGATGCCGGGGAGCTGAATAAATAA
- a CDS encoding beta-ketoacyl-ACP synthase III, producing MKAGILGVGRYIPEKVLTNHDLEQMVDTSDEWIRTRTGIEERRIAAEDMYSSGMAAEAAQKALDQAGISAEDLDMILVATVTPDQSFPTVSCMIQEKLGAKKACAMDISAACAGFMYGIVTAKQFIESQTYKHVLVVGVEKLSSITDWEDRNTAVLFGDGAGAAVIGPVSDDRGILSFELGADGTGGQHLYLDEKGHTIMHGREVFKFAVRQMGESSVNVIEKAGLSKEDVDFLIPHQANIRIMEAARERLELPVEKMSKTVHKYGNTSAASIPISLVEELEAGKIKDGDVIVMVGFGGGLTWGAIAMRWGR from the coding sequence ATGAAAGCTGGAATTCTTGGTGTCGGCCGTTACATTCCGGAAAAAGTGCTGACAAATCATGATCTTGAACAAATGGTAGATACATCGGACGAGTGGATTCGTACGAGAACAGGTATAGAAGAAAGAAGAATCGCCGCTGAAGATATGTACTCATCCGGCATGGCTGCCGAGGCTGCGCAAAAAGCGCTTGATCAGGCGGGCATTTCCGCTGAGGATCTTGATATGATCCTCGTGGCCACGGTCACTCCCGATCAGTCTTTCCCTACCGTTTCCTGTATGATACAAGAAAAGCTCGGGGCTAAAAAAGCGTGCGCGATGGATATCAGCGCCGCATGTGCGGGATTTATGTACGGTATCGTAACCGCCAAACAATTCATTGAATCACAAACATACAAACATGTCCTCGTCGTCGGCGTTGAAAAGCTTTCAAGCATTACAGACTGGGAAGACCGCAATACGGCTGTTCTGTTCGGAGACGGAGCCGGAGCGGCGGTCATCGGACCGGTCAGCGACGACAGAGGCATACTGTCATTTGAGCTCGGAGCAGACGGTACAGGCGGTCAGCACTTGTACTTAGATGAAAAAGGGCATACAATCATGCATGGAAGAGAAGTATTCAAATTCGCCGTCCGGCAAATGGGTGAATCGAGTGTAAATGTAATTGAAAAAGCCGGCCTCTCCAAAGAGGATGTAGACTTTTTGATTCCCCATCAGGCAAACATCCGCATCATGGAAGCGGCACGGGAGCGTTTGGAGCTTCCGGTTGAAAAGATGTCTAAAACAGTTCATAAATATGGAAACACATCCGCAGCATCCATTCCGATTTCATTAGTAGAGGAACTGGAAGCAGGTAAAATTAAAGACGGCGATGTCATCGTCATGGTCGGTTTCGGCGGAGGATTGACATGGGGCGCCATAGCAATGCGCTGGGGACGATAG
- the fabF gene encoding beta-ketoacyl-ACP synthase II: MSKKRVVVTGLGALSPLGNDAETSWKNAISGVSGIGPITRVESDEYPAKVAAELKDFNVENYMDKKEARKMDRFTQYAVVAAKMAVEDAGLNITEEIAPRVGVWVGSGIGGLETLESQFEIFLTKGPRRVSPFFVPMMIPDMATGQISIALGAKGVNSCTVTACATGTNSIGDAFKVIQRGDADAMISGGTEAPLTRMSFAGFSANKALSTNPDPKTASRPFDKNRDGFVMGEGAGIVVLEELEHALARGAKIYGEIVGYGSTGDAYHITAPAQDGEGGARAMQEAIKDAGIKPEEIDYINAHGTSTYYNDKYETKAIKTVFGDHAYKLAVSSTKSMTGHLLGAAGGIEAIFSVMAIKDGIIPPTINIETPDEECDLDYVPDKAREQDVNIVLSNSLGFGGHNATLIFKKYQ, translated from the coding sequence ATGAGTAAAAAAAGAGTAGTCGTTACAGGGCTTGGAGCCCTGTCTCCGCTTGGCAATGATGCCGAAACAAGCTGGAAAAATGCAATCAGCGGCGTATCCGGAATCGGACCGATCACACGTGTGGAATCGGACGAGTATCCGGCGAAAGTAGCTGCTGAGCTGAAAGATTTCAATGTTGAAAACTACATGGATAAAAAAGAAGCGAGAAAAATGGACCGCTTCACTCAATATGCTGTCGTAGCCGCGAAAATGGCCGTTGAAGATGCCGGTCTGAACATTACAGAAGAGATCGCGCCGAGAGTCGGCGTTTGGGTCGGGTCCGGAATCGGCGGCCTTGAAACGCTTGAATCCCAATTCGAAATCTTCCTGACAAAAGGTCCGAGAAGGGTCAGCCCGTTCTTTGTGCCGATGATGATTCCGGATATGGCGACAGGCCAAATCTCAATCGCTCTCGGAGCAAAAGGAGTCAACTCCTGCACGGTGACGGCATGCGCGACGGGAACGAACTCTATCGGTGACGCGTTTAAAGTCATTCAGCGCGGCGATGCCGATGCGATGATTTCGGGCGGAACGGAAGCGCCGCTGACAAGAATGTCATTTGCGGGCTTCAGCGCAAACAAAGCCCTTTCTACAAATCCTGATCCGAAAACGGCAAGCCGCCCGTTTGATAAAAACCGTGACGGCTTTGTCATGGGAGAAGGCGCGGGGATCGTCGTGCTTGAAGAGCTTGAGCATGCGCTTGCCCGCGGTGCGAAAATCTACGGAGAAATTGTCGGCTACGGTTCAACCGGTGATGCTTACCACATTACCGCGCCTGCCCAAGACGGGGAAGGCGGTGCGAGAGCGATGCAGGAAGCAATCAAAGACGCGGGCATCAAGCCTGAAGAAATTGATTACATCAACGCTCACGGCACAAGCACGTACTACAATGACAAATACGAGACAAAAGCCATTAAGACGGTTTTCGGTGATCATGCGTACAAGCTTGCCGTCAGTTCGACAAAATCAATGACGGGTCATTTGTTAGGCGCTGCCGGAGGAATTGAAGCAATCTTCTCCGTCATGGCGATTAAAGACGGGATCATCCCGCCGACAATTAACATCGAAACACCTGATGAAGAGTGTGATTTAGATTATGTACCGGACAAAGCGCGCGAGCAGGATGTAAACATCGTACTCAGCAACTCGCTTGGATTCGGCGGACATAATGCCACTTTGATCTTTAAAAAATATCAATAA